A genomic stretch from Puntigrus tetrazona isolate hp1 chromosome 6, ASM1883169v1, whole genome shotgun sequence includes:
- the nr4a2b gene encoding nuclear receptor subfamily 4 group A member 2b isoform X1: MPCVQAQYGTSPPGASPASQSYSYNTTGEYNCDFLTPEFVKFSMDLTNAEIAVTSSLPSFSTFVDTYSSSYDVKPPCLYQMSHSGDQLSIKVEEIPAHSYHQQQHHHHHHHHHHQPHQAEESLPHTGPIYYKPSSPNISQSPSFPAPPHHTWEDSGSLHSFHQNYLATSHMIDQQRKSAMSRLFSFKQSAVDTPMSSCQMRFDGSLHVSMGPDAPGAHRALDSFALPAPPRKQHAVGLSHSLGVGHPLLESPVASPPARGSPSSEGLCAVCGDNAACQHYGVRTCEGCKGFFKRTVQKNAKYVCLANKNCPVDKRRRNRCQYCRFQKCLVVGMVKEVVRTASLKGRRGRLPSKPKSPQEVPVSMTPVNLLNALVRAHIDSNPSMARLDYSKFQASPEYHSGGDESLHIQQFYDLLTASMSIIRGWAEKIPGFTELPKCDQELLFESAFLELFVLRLAYRSNLAEDKLIFCNGVVLHKLQCVRGFGEWIDSIVDFSSNLQNMSIDVSAFSCIAALTIVTERHGLKEPKKTEELQNKLINCLKDQVSCSGELSKLLEKLPEVRALCTQGLQRIFYLKLEDLVPTPAIIDKLFHDTLPF; this comes from the exons ATGCCCTGCGTCCAGGCTCAGTATGGGACATCACCTCCAGGAGCCAGCCCTGCGTCTCAGAGTTACAGCTACAACACCACGGGAGAGTACAACTGCGACTTCCTAACGCCGGAGTTTGTCAAGTTTAGCATGGACCTGACTAACGCAGAAATAGCTGTCACTTCCTCGCTCCCCAGTTTCAGCACCTTTGTGGACACCTACAGCTCCAGCTACGACGTGAAGCCTCCCTGCCTCTACCAGATGTCCCACTCTGGGGATCAGCTGTCCATCAAGGTGGAGGAGATACCCGCACACAGCTAccatcagcagcagcatcatcaccaccaccatcatcatcatcaccagcCCCATCAGGCCGAGGAGAGCCTACCCCATACCGGACCTATATACTATAAACCGTCGTCCCCGAACATCTCCCAGTCACCCAGTTTCCCGGCGCCTCCGCACCACACGTGGGAAGACAGCGGGTCCCTTCACAGTTTTCATCAGAACTACCTGGCGACTTCGCACATGATAGACCAGCAGCGGAAAAGCGCGATGTCTCGGTTGTTCTCGTTCAAGCAGTCTGCTGTGGACACGCCGATGTCAAGCTGCCAGATGCGCTTCGATGGCTCTCTGCACGTGTCCATGGGCCCGGACGCCCCGGGTGCGCACCGCGCGCTGGACAGTTTCGCGTTACCGGCGCCTCCGAGGAAACAGCACGCTGTGGGTTTATCCCATTCGCTTGGCGTCGGACACCCTTTACTGGAAAGCCCGGTGGCCTCGCCCCCTGCTAGAGGATCCCCATCCAGCGAGGGTTTGTGCGCTGTGTGCGGGGACAACGCAGCCTGTCAGCACTACGGAGTGCGCACTTGCGAGGGGTGCAAAGGATTCTTCAAG CGCACGGTGCAGAAAAACGCCAAATACGTTTGCCTGGCAAACAAAAACTGTCCCGTGGATAAAAGACGGCGAAACCGATGCCAGTATTGCCGCTTTCAAAAGTGCCTGGTCGTAGGGATGGTGAAAGAAG TTGTGAGAACAGCCAGTTTAAAAGGTCGAAGAGGTCGACTCCCCTCCAAACCTAAAAGCCCGCAGGAAGTCCCTGTCTCTATGACACCCGTCAATCTCCTGAACGCCCTAGTGAGAGCGCACATAGACTCCAACCCCTCCATGGCCCGCCTGGACTACTCTAAA tTTCAGGCGAGCCCCGAGTATCACAGCGGAGGAGACGAATCTCTACACATTCAGCAGTTCTACGATCTTCTCACTGCTTCGATGAGCATCATCCGCGGATGGGCCGAAAAAATCCCCGGCTTCACCGAGCTGCCCAAATGCGACCAGGAACTACTTTTCGAATCAGCCTTCCTTGAACTTTTCGTGCTGCGGCTGGCTTACAG ATCTAACCTGGCAGAGGACAAACTTATTTTCTGCAACGGCGTGGTTTTGCACAAGCTGCAGTGCGTGCGTGGCTTTGGGGAGTGGATCGACTCCATCGTCGACTTCTCGTCCAACCTTCAGAACATGAGCATAGACGTCTCCGCCTTCTCCTGCATAGCCGCCCTCACCATAGTTACAG AGAGACATGGACTAAAAGAGCCCAAGAAGACGGAGGAACTTCAAAACAAGCTCATAAACTGTCTGAAGGATCAGGTGTCCTGCAGTGGAGAACTGTCTAAACTGTTGGAGAAGCTGCCGGAGGTGCGCGCTCTGTGCACGCAGGGACTGCAGCGCATCTTTTACTTGAAACTGGAGGACTTGGTTCCCACGCCTGCGATCATCGACAAACTCTTCCACGACACCTTACCGTTCTGA
- the nr4a2b gene encoding nuclear receptor subfamily 4 group A member 2b isoform X2, protein MDLTNAEIAVTSSLPSFSTFVDTYSSSYDVKPPCLYQMSHSGDQLSIKVEEIPAHSYHQQQHHHHHHHHHHQPHQAEESLPHTGPIYYKPSSPNISQSPSFPAPPHHTWEDSGSLHSFHQNYLATSHMIDQQRKSAMSRLFSFKQSAVDTPMSSCQMRFDGSLHVSMGPDAPGAHRALDSFALPAPPRKQHAVGLSHSLGVGHPLLESPVASPPARGSPSSEGLCAVCGDNAACQHYGVRTCEGCKGFFKRTVQKNAKYVCLANKNCPVDKRRRNRCQYCRFQKCLVVGMVKEVVRTASLKGRRGRLPSKPKSPQEVPVSMTPVNLLNALVRAHIDSNPSMARLDYSKFQASPEYHSGGDESLHIQQFYDLLTASMSIIRGWAEKIPGFTELPKCDQELLFESAFLELFVLRLAYRSNLAEDKLIFCNGVVLHKLQCVRGFGEWIDSIVDFSSNLQNMSIDVSAFSCIAALTIVTERHGLKEPKKTEELQNKLINCLKDQVSCSGELSKLLEKLPEVRALCTQGLQRIFYLKLEDLVPTPAIIDKLFHDTLPF, encoded by the exons ATGGACCTGACTAACGCAGAAATAGCTGTCACTTCCTCGCTCCCCAGTTTCAGCACCTTTGTGGACACCTACAGCTCCAGCTACGACGTGAAGCCTCCCTGCCTCTACCAGATGTCCCACTCTGGGGATCAGCTGTCCATCAAGGTGGAGGAGATACCCGCACACAGCTAccatcagcagcagcatcatcaccaccaccatcatcatcatcaccagcCCCATCAGGCCGAGGAGAGCCTACCCCATACCGGACCTATATACTATAAACCGTCGTCCCCGAACATCTCCCAGTCACCCAGTTTCCCGGCGCCTCCGCACCACACGTGGGAAGACAGCGGGTCCCTTCACAGTTTTCATCAGAACTACCTGGCGACTTCGCACATGATAGACCAGCAGCGGAAAAGCGCGATGTCTCGGTTGTTCTCGTTCAAGCAGTCTGCTGTGGACACGCCGATGTCAAGCTGCCAGATGCGCTTCGATGGCTCTCTGCACGTGTCCATGGGCCCGGACGCCCCGGGTGCGCACCGCGCGCTGGACAGTTTCGCGTTACCGGCGCCTCCGAGGAAACAGCACGCTGTGGGTTTATCCCATTCGCTTGGCGTCGGACACCCTTTACTGGAAAGCCCGGTGGCCTCGCCCCCTGCTAGAGGATCCCCATCCAGCGAGGGTTTGTGCGCTGTGTGCGGGGACAACGCAGCCTGTCAGCACTACGGAGTGCGCACTTGCGAGGGGTGCAAAGGATTCTTCAAG CGCACGGTGCAGAAAAACGCCAAATACGTTTGCCTGGCAAACAAAAACTGTCCCGTGGATAAAAGACGGCGAAACCGATGCCAGTATTGCCGCTTTCAAAAGTGCCTGGTCGTAGGGATGGTGAAAGAAG TTGTGAGAACAGCCAGTTTAAAAGGTCGAAGAGGTCGACTCCCCTCCAAACCTAAAAGCCCGCAGGAAGTCCCTGTCTCTATGACACCCGTCAATCTCCTGAACGCCCTAGTGAGAGCGCACATAGACTCCAACCCCTCCATGGCCCGCCTGGACTACTCTAAA tTTCAGGCGAGCCCCGAGTATCACAGCGGAGGAGACGAATCTCTACACATTCAGCAGTTCTACGATCTTCTCACTGCTTCGATGAGCATCATCCGCGGATGGGCCGAAAAAATCCCCGGCTTCACCGAGCTGCCCAAATGCGACCAGGAACTACTTTTCGAATCAGCCTTCCTTGAACTTTTCGTGCTGCGGCTGGCTTACAG ATCTAACCTGGCAGAGGACAAACTTATTTTCTGCAACGGCGTGGTTTTGCACAAGCTGCAGTGCGTGCGTGGCTTTGGGGAGTGGATCGACTCCATCGTCGACTTCTCGTCCAACCTTCAGAACATGAGCATAGACGTCTCCGCCTTCTCCTGCATAGCCGCCCTCACCATAGTTACAG AGAGACATGGACTAAAAGAGCCCAAGAAGACGGAGGAACTTCAAAACAAGCTCATAAACTGTCTGAAGGATCAGGTGTCCTGCAGTGGAGAACTGTCTAAACTGTTGGAGAAGCTGCCGGAGGTGCGCGCTCTGTGCACGCAGGGACTGCAGCGCATCTTTTACTTGAAACTGGAGGACTTGGTTCCCACGCCTGCGATCATCGACAAACTCTTCCACGACACCTTACCGTTCTGA